The region GGGATGGATTAGAAATAGTAATGGGTGGTGCGGTCGACACCACCCGAAAAGCATTACTCGATATTCTGGATTTGCTCGCGCATCTGCTCAATCAGCACTTTCAGTTCAATCGCTGAATTCGTCACTTCTGCATTGATCGATTTAGACGCCAGGGTGTTCGACTCGCGGTTGAACTCCTGCATCATAAAGTCCAGACGGCGGCCCACAGCTTCTTTCTTCTTCAGAATGTTGTAGGTTTCTTTAACGTGCGCTTCCAGACGGTCCAGCTCTTCAGCGACATCAATACGCTGCGCCATCAGCACCAGCTCTTGTTCCAGACGGGTGTTTTCCAGCTGAACTTCCGCTTCTTCCAGTTTGGCGACAAGGCGCTCGCGCTGCCATTGCAGCACTTCTGGCATATGGGTGCGGACTTTCGCTACTTCGGTGCTCACGCCTTCAAGGCGCTGCTCAATCATCGCTTTCAGCGCCTGGCCTTCGGTTTCGCGGGCAACGATAAAGTCGTCCAGCGTGCCGTCGAGGGCTGCCAGGATTTCAGCGGCAATAGCATCCAGATCCTGCTCACCGGCCGCCATGACGCCAGGCCAGCGCAGAATATCAACCGGGTTGATTTCGCCTTCATCGCTCTGCATTTTGACCCAGTTTGCTGCATTCACGAGCTGTTTCGCCAGTTTTTCGTTGAGGATGAGCTCGCCCTGTGCGCTGGCATCGGGCTCAAAGCGCAGGTTACATTCCACTTTTCCGCGCGTCAGACGCGTACGGATACGTTCACGTACGACAGGCTCAAGGCTGCGGAACTGCTCCGGCATACGGAAATACGTTTCCAGGTAACGCTGGTTTACCGAGCGCATTTCCCATGTGGCGCTACCCCAGCTACCCTTGATTTCACGCCGGGCGTAGGCGGTCATACTGCGGATCATAGACATTCCCGTTTTTAAAGGAGAGATGGGGGGATTATAGCTTTCGGGGGCTTCTCAGGATAGGAATAAGCGTCCTTTATCCGTATAATGCGCAGCCACATTCGTTTCAAGCCGGAGAATCCATCATGCGTCCATCAGGTCGTAGCGCCAATCAGGTGCGTCCCGTCACCCTGACCCGTAACTATACAAAACACGCTGAAGGCTCCGTGCTGGTTGAGTTTGGTGACACTAAAGTGCTGTGCACCGCCTCCATCGAAGAAGGCGTTCCGCGCTTCCTGAAAGGTCAGGGCCAGGGCTGGATCACCGCTGAATACGGCATGCTGCCGCGTGCGACCCATACCCGTAACGCCCGTGAAGCGGCAAAGGGTAAGCAGGGCGGTCGTACCATGGAGATTCAACGTCTGATCGCGCGTGCGCTGCGCGCTGCCGTTGACCTGAAAATCCTCGGCGAATTCACCATCACTCTCGATTGCGACGTCATTCAGGCAGACGGCGGTACGCGTACGGCGTCGATTACCGGTGCCTGCGTGGCGCTGGCCGATGCCCTGAACAAGCTGGTTGCGGCCGGTAAGCTGAAAACCAACCCAATGAAAGGCATGGTTGCGGCGGTTTCAGTCGGTATCGTTAACGGCGAAGCGCTTTGCGATCTGGAATACGTTGAAGATTCCGCAGCAGAAACCGACATGAACGTGGTGATGACCGAAGATGGTCGCATCATTGAGGTGCAGGGCACGGCGGAAGGCGAGCCGTTCACCCACGAAGAACTTCTCTCCCTGCTGGCGTTGGCCCGAGGGGGAATCGAATCCATTGTAACGACGCAGAAAGCGGCGTTAGAAAATTGATTTTAAAGGCGACCAATGAGTCGCCTTTTTTTTGCCTGTAAGACAGAAAAACCAAAGGAGCAAATCCATGAAATCGTATCAGCGCCAGTTTATTGAGTTTGCGCTTAACAAGCAGGTACTTAAGTTTGGCGAATTTACGCTGAAATCCGGGCGTAAGAGTCCCTATTTCTTCAACGCCGGGCTGTTTAATACCGGGCGCGATCTGGCACTGTTAGGCCGTTTCTATGCCGAAGCGCTGGTGGATTCCGGGATTGATTTTGACCTGCTGTTTGGCCCGGCCTACAAAGGCATTCCGATTGCGACCACCACCGCGGTGGCGCTGGCGGAACACCATGACCGCGACGTGCCCTACTGCTTTAACCGCAAAGAGGCTAAAACCCACGGCGAAGGCGG is a window of Enterobacter cloacae complex sp. ECNIH7 DNA encoding:
- a CDS encoding YicC/YloC family endoribonuclease; the protein is MIRSMTAYARREIKGSWGSATWEMRSVNQRYLETYFRMPEQFRSLEPVVRERIRTRLTRGKVECNLRFEPDASAQGELILNEKLAKQLVNAANWVKMQSDEGEINPVDILRWPGVMAAGEQDLDAIAAEILAALDGTLDDFIVARETEGQALKAMIEQRLEGVSTEVAKVRTHMPEVLQWQRERLVAKLEEAEVQLENTRLEQELVLMAQRIDVAEELDRLEAHVKETYNILKKKEAVGRRLDFMMQEFNRESNTLASKSINAEVTNSAIELKVLIEQMREQIQNIE
- the pyrE gene encoding orotate phosphoribosyltransferase, whose protein sequence is MKSYQRQFIEFALNKQVLKFGEFTLKSGRKSPYFFNAGLFNTGRDLALLGRFYAEALVDSGIDFDLLFGPAYKGIPIATTTAVALAEHHDRDVPYCFNRKEAKTHGEGGNLVGSPLQGRVMLVDDVITAGTAIRESMEIIQANGATLAGVLISLDRQERGRGEISAIQEVERDYNCKVTSIITLKELIAYLEEKPEMADHLAAVKAYREEFGV
- the rph gene encoding ribonuclease PH — encoded protein: MRPSGRSANQVRPVTLTRNYTKHAEGSVLVEFGDTKVLCTASIEEGVPRFLKGQGQGWITAEYGMLPRATHTRNAREAAKGKQGGRTMEIQRLIARALRAAVDLKILGEFTITLDCDVIQADGGTRTASITGACVALADALNKLVAAGKLKTNPMKGMVAAVSVGIVNGEALCDLEYVEDSAAETDMNVVMTEDGRIIEVQGTAEGEPFTHEELLSLLALARGGIESIVTTQKAALEN